Within Sporosarcina sp. PTS2304, the genomic segment TTAGATTCGATAAAGAAAGTGACTTTATGTTTAGAGTTAATACTGATCCCGAATACCTTAATTATAAACCAGTCTATCATTTTCACGGTAATTGTGACGAACCTCATTTTAGTGTAAAAAGATTTGGAGTTATAGATAAATTAGATTACATTATAGACTTGTTAAAAATAAATCTAGAAAGAATAGAAAGCAAGACAGCTAAAGCACACTTTTAAGTACATAATAAGTACTTTTTATATGGCTATTAGAACAGTAGGAGGATCACCATGAACACAAAAAAACTAAAACAAGTTTTCGCAGAAAGTTTGAATATCGACCCATCTATCGTAGTAGACGATCTCACATTCAATTCCATACCTGAATGGGATTCGATTGCGCATATGGCGTTAGTCACGGAGATTGATGATGTGTTTGATATTATGCTAGATACGGATGATGTGCTCGATATGAGTTCGTTTGCGAAAGCGAAAGAGATTTTGTCGAAGTATGATATTTCATTTGAGTAGGTGACTGCTATGTTAAAGGGGAAGGTCATTTTAGTGACCGGTGCGACTCGCGGAATTGGGCAAGCTACGGCTGTTGTGCTTGCGGAGCGTGGGGCGCAAGTTGTGCTGCATGGACGTACTGCTGAAGGGCTAGCTGAAACAGTTGCTGCTGTGGAGGCGATAGGATACAAGCCGTTTACAGTGCTTTATGATGTGACTGATGAGTTAAATATGAAGCAGGCAATTGTAGCGATTAAGAAAGAATTCGGGCGCTTGGACGGTTTGGTGAACAATGCAGGCATCATGCAAGAAGGTTTGCTTGGTATGCTGAAGACTGCGTCTGTTCAGGAGATGATGACTGTCAATGTGACGTCTGCGCTCGTTCAGATGCAGTATGCGTCGAAGCTAATGATGAAAAATGACTCCAGTTCGATTGTCAATGTCAGTTCAGTTATCGGGCTACATGGCGCAGAAGGTAGCGCGGCGTATGCAGCGAGCAAGGCAGCGGTTGTCGGCTTTACGAAGTCTGCGGCGAAAGAGTGGGCGGCTAGGGGAATTCGTGTAAATGCTGTAGCACCTGGGTTTATCGAAACGGATTTGACCGCGCATTATGAAGGGACTCGTAAGGAAGGCGTGCTTTCGACTATTAAGATGCAACGGTTCGGACAAGCGCGTGAAGTGGCGAATGTTATCGCGTTTTTGTTATCGGATGATGCTTCATACGTAACGGGTCAAATTATTGGAGTGGATGGAGGCATGGTGATTTGACCATGTCTTTTTGTCTTAGAAAGGGGAATGGATGATGTCTTTCTTTTCGCTTACTAGTGAGCGTATTGCAGTGGTCACGAAAAACCGGACGTATCGTTATTGTGATATTCCATGTATGGAGTTTGACAGTCCGTCTAAAGAATTGATCGTAATTTTGTGCGAGAATACAATAGAAGTGCTCGGGGCTTATGTGAGCGCAGTAAATAGTGGTCATGCGACGATGCTTCTTTCAAATGACATGAATCGCGATCTTTTGGCTGATCTCCTAGACACTTATAAGCCGAAGTGGATTGTCGGGCTGGACGCTTTTGAAGGCTATGCATGGCAAAAGGACAAGTTGGTACGTGCGCAAGATATTTCTCAAGTAATTCATAAGGAGTTAGCCGTGTTGTTGAGCACGTCAGGAACGACGGGTAGTCAGAAGTTTGTGAGGCTGTCATATCGGAATCTGAAAGCGAATGCTGAGTCGATCATTACGTATTTATCAATCGATGCGAGTGAGCGTGCGGTGATGAATTTGCCTCTTTCCTATTCGTACGGTTTGTCGATCGTCAACAGCCATTTCCTTGCCAGTGCTTCCATTGTACTGACAGATGAGAGTGTGATGGCACAGTCGTTTTGGTCATTAGTGAATGAACAGAAAGCGACGTCCCTTGCAGGTGTACCGTTTACGTATCAAATGCTTCAGCGGATTGGTTTCCTTACGATGGATCTCCCTCACTTGCGGACATTGACAGAAGCAGGCGGACGTTTGCCAGTAAAATTGGTGGAGCTGTTCGCAGATTATGCGAAAAAGCATGACAAACGATTTTTTGTCATGTATGGGCAGACAGAAGCTGCGCCGCGCATTTCCTATATTCCGCACGATCGGGTGCTCGACAAGCCAGGTTCGATCGGTATTGCCGTTCCAGGGGGCGAATTGTCGATTGATGCCGAGACAGGTGAACTCATTTACTATGGTCCCAATGTCATGATGGGATACGCTGAATGTCTTGCAGATTTAGCTAATGCTGATGAGATGCATGGTGTCCTTCACACGGGCGACACCGCGGTTATGGATGACGAAGGGTATTTTACGATTACGGGGCGCCTGAAGCGTTTCATTAAATTATTTGGCCTGCGTCTGAATTTGGATGAAATTGAGCGTACGTTGGAGAAAGAGTTCCATATCGCTGTAGCTTGTGTAGGGAATGACGATAAACTAGTTATACTAGTAGAAGAAGAGTCGGCTGTGGAGCCAGTGAAGCAAGCGGTAGCAACACTGTATAAATTGCACAGAACGGCATATAAAGTAAAAGCCCAAGATATCCCGCGTCTGCCGAATGGGAAAATAAATTACGTAGCTATAAAGGAGACGTCCGTATGATTGTTCCTTTTCATCTGGCACAACAAGAAAAAGAGCGTATGTTGACAGGGAAGTTGAACGAGCTGACGAAGTGGCATATGGAGAAGTGTCCCGAGTACCGGGCGATGCTTCAGAAGAGTGGTGCGATCGTTGAAGCGGAGACGATCGGTGCTGTACCTTATTTGCCGGTGCAGTTATTTAAGTTGATGGATTTGAAATCTGTTGCTCATGACGAAGTTGTAAAAGTGCTGACTTCAAGTGGGACTACTGGACAGCAAGTGTCGAAGATTTATTTGGATCGAGAAACCGCTGTGGCTCAGACGAAGACACTCGTCGATGTGATGAAGCCCATTTTAGGTAGTAAGCGGTTGCCAATGATTATTTTGGATACGAAGTCGGTATTGAAAGATCGAAAGTCTTTTAGTGCGCGTGGTGCGGGAATTCTAGGGTTTTCTAATTTTGGACGCAAACATTTTTATGCATTGCATGATGATATGTCGCTTGATCTGGAAGGCTTGCAGGCGTATTTGAAAGAGTATGAAGGGCAAAGAATATTGTTATTTGGGTTTACATTTATGATATGGCAGTATGTTTATAAAGAAGCTGTGGCGCGTAATGTCCAATTGGATTTTGGGGATAGTGTGTTAATTCATGGTGGAGGGTGGAAGAAGTTGGCGGATGAAGCGGTTGACACGCAAACGTTTAATCGTCTACTTTCTGAGAGGCTCGGGATTCGTCATGTGCATAATTATTATGGCATGGTGGAACAAGTAGGTTCTATCTTTGTCGAGTGTACACATGGATATTTGCATGCACCGAGCTATGCAGATGTGCTGATCCGTGATCCAATTACATTTGATGAGTTACCACTAGGTGAAAAAGGTTTGATCCAAGTAGTGAGTGAGTTACCTAAGAGCTATCCAGGACATTCTTTGCTGACGGAGGATGTAGGGACGATCATTGGTATCGATGATTGTGCTTGTGGTTGGAAAGGAAAATATTTCACTGTAGCAGGTCGTATTCCTAAAGCTGAGATAAGGGGATGTAGTGATACGTTTCAGGAAGGTGATCGTAGATGAAGATGTTTTGGCCAAAAGACGTTGATTGGACGCATGCACTTGCCCGATTAGAAAAACAACAATCTAACCAGCCATTTGATGAAGTTGTTCTTTCATTCATGCAGGTGCTCTCGAAGCGCTTTGTGCGGATGAATCAAATGCCTGAAATAGTTGCGCTCGGGTTTTGGTTGAGGAAAGCAAATATCCAGAAGTTGCGCGAGTCATTTGGAGATAGTGGTCGTGTCGTGAAAGCGAGAGGAACGGTATTTCATATTGCTCCTTCTAACGTAGATACGATCTTTGTTTATTCGTGGATGCTGTCGCTTTTAGCAGGAAATCGTAATGTGATCCGTGTGTCGAGTAAAGAACAAACTGGGATGAGTGTTCTTTTGCGAACGATTGTGGAGGAGTTAGAAGATCCTCAGTTTACTTCGATTGCAAAAGGGACGATTATTTGTACATATGGCCACGAAGAAAATATGACTGCTGTAATTAGTGAAATATGCCATACACGAGTCATTTGGGGCGGAGACGAAACTATTCGAGCGATACGACAAATACCTTTGGCGCCACTTGCCAATGAACTAACGTTTCCAGATCGTTTTTCATTGGCGTTAGTGAGTAGTGAAGCGGTTTTTGCATTGACTGAAGTAGAGTTGGATCGGTTGACAGATCGTTTTTATAATGATGTGTTTTGGTTTGATCAGATGGCTTGTTCTTCTCCTCGATTAGTCATCTGGACAGGTAGCTGTCACGATTTAGCGAAGGATCGTTTTTGGTCTGCTTTCAAGAAGAAAATAGAAGCGAAAGACTATGAATTAGCGGCGGCAACTCAGGTGATGAAATTGACGACTACGTTACAAATGGCTACTGACGACTCGGTGTCTACAGTTCGCCCTACTACTTATTATTCGCGAGTGCAGGTAGAAGAAATGCCGTCAAGGGCACGAGAGAGACATTGTGGCGGTGGCTTGTTTTATGAGTATGATGCAATAGATGTATTAGAAGCAGCTACATGTTTGGTAGATAAAGATCAAACGGTGTCATACTTTGGTTTTACTAAAGAAGAGTTGGAACAATTTTTACATGCTATTACTACACGTGGAGTAGATCGAATTGTACCTGTTGGGCAAGCATTAGATTTCAGTGGCGTGTGGGATGGCCAGAACTTTTTGACTTCATTTACTAGGGAAGTTGTGATGAGATGAAATGGATGAAAGGTCGGGGATAAAAGATGGAGAAAGTTTATACACGTGAACAAATACGATTCCTGAGGGTAGTGCTGGAAGATCTACAATATTTAGCAAATGACTGGAAAGAGGGTATTGAAGAAAGTAAAATCCGAAGAGATAGTGTGATTTTAAGAAGGCTTTTAGTAAATGGTGATTACGGAAATGCTTGGCGATTATGTGGTTATAACAAAAGCCCGAAATTAAGGGTGCCGATAAAAGATAATATAAAAGAAGATAGCCTCATTTTCTATCAAGATGGTGGTGGATCTTCAAATGGAATAGAAATTCAGAATTTTGCTGTATATAATGAAGTATTAAATCCAGATACTAAAATATCGAAAATTGATAATGTAAAGCAGACACTTCATCTTGATCAATTTTTAAATAGCGATTGTTTAGTATATAAAGGGATTAGATATAATAGACAGCAAATAATAAAGTTTGTATGTAATAAAACTGGTGGAGCACATATTAGTTCGAATAAGAATAAAGATCCAAAAGATGACTCTCTATATGACTTAATTGATGACGAGCTTAACATACTTAGTAAAAATGTAGTTTATTATGAAATGTTATCAATAGGTCAATCCTTAGTAAATTCAAAAGATATTTATAAGCTAATAAAAAAAATAAAAAATATTATTTATTCAGGTTAGTTCAATATGAAATGGATAGACATTCAAGATAGCCACTTGCAACAAATTTTGGATTGGCGAACAAGTGATGCGGTGACGCGCTACATGTATACGGATATTGACTATAGTTTAGAAAATCAGAAAAAATGGTTTGCTTCAATTCAAGCAGATGAGACTGGACGATATTGGTTAATGGAGCATCGCGGCGAGTTAGTTGGCTTTATTTCGATTACGGATATTGATTGGCGACATAAACGAGGATTTTGGAATTTTTATATAGGGAATCCAAAGTATGCGATGATCGCAGGACTACTTGGAGCGTATATGTATAATTATGCGTTCTATACGCTCGGTCTCGAGAAGTTATGTGGCGAGGTGTTAGATCGTAATGAAGGTGTACGTGCATTACATCAGAAGTTAGGAGCACGGGAAGTGGGTGTGCTTGAACATCATATTTTAAAACATGAAACTTGGCATGATGTACACCTATTTGAGATGACGAAAAAGCGTTGGCAAGACGTTGGCCAGAAGTTTAGTAAATATGTTCCGGAGGTGGAAGTATGAAAACGATCATCATTATCCAAGCACGCATGGGTTCTACGAGATTGCCAGGCAAAATTTTGAAACGACTAGGAACGACAGACGTGCTAACATATGTGACTGCACGCTGTAAGAAAGTTCAAGGCGTGGCTGAAGTGATTGTTGCGACATCTACTTTACCTCAAGACGATGCAGTTGCAACTTGGTGTCACGAACAGAACGTAACGTGTTTCCGTGGTTCAGAAGAAGATGTATTGGATCGCTACGTTCAGTGTGCGAAAATGTATGAACCGGATTATATTATGCGTGTGACAGCGGATTGTCCGTTCGTAGATTATGAGTTAGCGAGTGTTGGGATTGCTGCGATGGCTGAACAGCGTCGAGATGTACTGCGTTTTGTCGGGCAGATGCCTAGAGGATTAGCGGTTGAAATGATTTCGTATAAGGCACTTTTGCGGATTCATGAGATCGGTCTGGAGCCAAGACACCGCGAGCATGTGACGTACTATGCGTATGAGTATGCGAATGAGTTTACTTTTGCACAATGTGTTGTACCTACGAATCGTTTGCATCCTGAATTGCGTATCACGTTAGACACCGATGAAGATTATGCGCTTTGTGTGGCGGTTGCAAATCATTTTGACGATGAGTTGGTGTCGAGTGCAGAAGTGATTCAGTATTTACTAGATCATCCAGAAGTAGCTATAGTAAATGCACATATTGAACAGAAGCCGGTGAACTGATGAAGAGTGTATTGATTCGTACAGATGCGTCGGTTGCGATGGGCTCTGGACATGTGATGCGTTGTGTAACGGTTGCGGAATGTTTGCGAGATCGTGGGTGTGACGTCATATTTATGATGGAGCCATTACCCGGTAATTTAATCGAGTGGGTGAAAGCTAAAGGCTTCTTAGTCGTGCAAAATTTTCAACCTGTAGACGTATGTATTATTGATCATTATGGAATTGACGAGGGGTGGGAACGTTCGATTCGTGACGACGTCAAGAAGATTGTTGTTATTGACGATTTAGCGAATCGCCGCCACGATTGTAATATGTTGATCGATCAAAATATGGTGCCAAATTTTGAGAGCCGTTATGATACGCTTGTTCCTGACCATTGTCACAAGTTATTAGGGCCAATATATTTGATCATGCGTGACGAATTTATACAGGCTAGACGGCAGGCAAAAGTTCGCGACGGTCGTGTACATAATGTACTAGTGTTCATGGGAGGTAGTGATCCGACAAATGAGACGATGAAAGTGCTGAACGCTTTGAACGGATCAAGCTTCACCAAAGTGGACGTAGTCGTGGGAGCGTCGAACGTCATGAAACAGGATATTGAATTGTTATGTGCGGAAGCAGGTTATACATTTTATTGTCAAATAGATTATATGGCTCGCTTGATGGAACAAGCGGACTTTTCTTTTGGAGCTGGTGGAAGTACAACGTGGGAAAGATGTTACGTTGGGTTGCCATCGTCAAGTACGATTGTGGCAGATAATCAATTGATTACGACAGAGACGGCTGCAAACCTTGGCGCTGTATACAATGTTGGCTGGCATGAAGAAGTAACGGTGGAGACGTATAGAACGCTTATTCAATCGTTACAGACAGAACGAGTAAAGTGGAAACAGATGAGCGAGCGCGGAATGGAGTTAACAGAAAGTCCACGTCCCAATCCTTGGATAGATACGATAATGGAGTTGATGGAATGATAAACATAGCAGGTCGAGAAATCGGTGTACATACGAAACCATTCATCATTGCAGAAATGTCGGGTAATCATAATCAGTCGTTAGAACGTGCATTGCATTTAGTAGATTTGGCGGCTAAAGCAGGAGTGGATGCGGTGAAGTTGCAAACGTATACGCCCGATACGATGACACTCGATATACATACAGGTGAGTTTTTCATCGAAAGTGATACGAATTTATGGAAAGGACAGTCACTTTACAGTTTGTATGAAGAAGCGTACACACCGTGGGAATGGCATGAAGCGATTTTTGCGCGTTGTCGGGAACATGGCATAGTAGGGTTCAGCTCGCCGTTTGACGAGACGGCAGTAGACTTTTTGGAGACATTAGACGTACCGGCATATAAGATAGCTTCGTTTGAGAATATTGATTTGCCGTTAATTCGAAAAGTAGCGGCTACTGGAAAGCCAATTATTGTTTCGACAGGCATGGCAAGTGTGGCGGAGTTGGATGAAGTCGTTCAAACGGTTCGTTCGCAAGGAAATGAGAAATTGATTTTATTGAAGTGTACGAGTACATATCCTGCAACACCGGCGAATTCCAATCTATTGACGATTCCTCATTTACAACATTTGTTCGGGACAGAAGTAGGGTTGTCAGATCATACGATGGGGATTGGGACTTCTGTTGCGGCAGTCGCACTTGGCGCTTCGGTTATTGAAAAGCATTTCACGACTTCCCGTGCAGATGGTGGAGTAGATGCGGCATTTTCTATGGAGCCGCAGGAGTTACAATTGCTGGTGGAAGAGTCTGAACGAGCGTGGCAAAGTCTTGGGAATATACAATATGGGCCAACGCGTGCAGAAGTGGATTCTTTGGAGCATCGTCGTTCGTTGTATATCGGGGAAGATGTACAAGCTGGTGATGTCTTGACGAAAGAAAACGTCCGTATTATCCGACCAGGGTATGGACTAGCGCCTAAGTATTTGGATTTGGTTGTAGGGAAGACGATTAAAAAGGATGCTTTGAAAGGTACGCCACTTAGTTGGGAGTTGTTGTTATGAACCCGTACATAAGTATAGTTGAAGCTTTCGAGTTAAAAAAAGGCGATATCGTATTAGTTGCTTCAAATCTCATAAAACTTGTAATGCAAGCGAGGAAAAGAAAAGAGAGATTTCAAGTAGATATATTAATTGATTGTTTAATTAGTGCGATAGGCCAGGAAGGAACATTGTTGTTTCCCACGTACAATTGGGACTACTGCAATGGAGTTGCTTTTGATTATCATAAAACTATTTCAAAAACTGGCTCACTGAGCAATGCAGCTTTGAAAAGAGAAGATTTTCTTCGTACAAAACATCCTATTTATTCATTTGCAGTTTGGGGAAAGGATCAGGAGAAGTTAGTAAATTTGCAAAACAAAAGTGCTTTTGGTAAGGACTCGCCATTTGCGTACCTCCACAAGCACCACGCTAAAATGATTATGATAGATGTAGATTATCAAAATTCCTTTACTTTCGTTCACTATGCAGAAGAAATGGCCGCTGTCACTTATCGTTACATGAAGGAGTTTACAGCTGATTATATCGATGAAAATAATCAAATGCATAAGACAACTTATTCAATGTTGGTGCGAAATTTGGACATGGGAGTGCAAACGAAAGTTAATCCGATTGGAGAAGAGATGGAGAAAAAAGGAGTCGCTACTGTAACAGATGTACATTCTATCATATGCAGGGTGGTGGATTTAAATAAGGCATACGGAGTAATAATGGATGATATTGAAAGTAATGCCTCTAATAAATTGTATAGTACAAGGAGCGACTGAATGATTAATGTAGACGAAGGAAAAGAAATGTATGAATTGATGAAAAGATTGTTTCCGATCTGTAGAAGTATTACAGGAGACGGCGTAAGAAAAACGCTACGTATTTTACAAGAACATATTCCTATAACGATAGTGGAAGTCCCCACCGGAACTCAAGTATTTGATTGGGAAATACCGAACGAATGGAATATTCTGGACGCCTATGTCATGGATGAATACGGGACGAAAGTGATAGACTTTAAAGAAAATAACTTACATGTGATGGGCTATTCAGTTCCAGTGAATCAAGAAATGTCGCTTGATGAACTTCAGGAATATTTGTACTCGTTAAAAAAGCAACCTGATGCTATACCATATATAACCTCCTATTACAAAGAACGTTGGGGTTTTTGTCTTGCGCATACTGAGCGCCAACGTTTAAAAGATGGAATGTATAAAGTATATATTAATAGTGAGCTAAAACCCGGAAGTTTAACATATGGTGAATTAATAATTCCAGGAGAAACAGAAGAAGAGATTTTTCTATCTACTTATATATGTCATCCTTCCATGGCCAATAATGAACTGTCTGGTCCAGTGTTGGCAGTTGCTTTAGCCAAATGGCTACTTGCAAGAAAAAATAAATATACGTACAGAATCGTATTTATACCTGAGACAATAGGTTCTTTGACATATCTGAGCAGAAATTTGGAGCACATGAAGAAAAATATTGTAGCGGGCTTTAACTTGACTTGTGTAGGTGACGATCGAACATATTCTTATTTGCCATCTAGACAAGGTAATACACTAGCGGATAAAGTAGCCATAAATGTTTTGAAAAACCACTTTCCCGAGTTTGTAGAATATACATATTTGGATAGAGGCAGCGATGAACGTCAATATTGCAGTCCAGGCATCGATTTGCCAGTTGCGAGTCTTATGCGGACAAAATATGGTCAGTATACAGAATATCATACGTCTTTGGATAATTTAGATCTTGTCACGCAAGACGGTTTGCAAGGTTCTTTTACTTTATACAAAGATTGTCTCGAGTTGCTGGAATGGAATGAATATTACCAAATAGCTTGTTTAGGAGAGCCGCAACTCGGTAAGCGTGGGTTGTATCCGACGCTTAGTACGAAAGAGTCGGGGAGCATGGTTCGTGAAATGATGAATTTTATTGCATATGCAGATGGATCTAATGACTTGGTCGATATAAGCAATATTATCGATGCACCTGCAAAAAGATTAATACCTATAGTTGAAAAATTGATCGAAAATAATTTGCTGTTAGTCAACAGAGGTGAAAAAGAATGAAAAAAAGAAAAGATTTTTTATCGTACGGCAAACAATCAATAGACGAGTCAGACATTGCGGCTGTAGTGGAAACATTACAGTCGCCTTTTTTAACACAAGGACCGAAAGTGGAGCAGTTTGAGCGTGCTGTGGCGGATTATGTTGGCGCGAAGTATGCGGTGGCGTTTGCGAATGGTACAGCGGCTCTGCATGGGGCTTGTTTTGCGGCTGGCATTAGTAAAGATGACGAAGTGATTACGACACCGATTACGTTTGCGGCTACAGCGAATGCGGTTCTTTATTGTGGCGGTATGCCGGTTTTTGCGGATATTGACGCAACGACGTATAATCTCGATCCGGTGGCAGTTCGGCAAAAAATTACCTCTCGTACGAAAGCGATTATGCCAGTAGATTTTACAGGACAGCCAGTGGATTTAGATAAGATGATGCAGATTGCAAAAGAACATAATTTGGTAGTGATTGAAGATGGCGCACATTCTCTAGGGGCTTCATATAAGGGACAGAAAGTAGGCGCTCAAGCACATATGACGATGTTCAGTTTTCATCCGGTAAAACCGATTACGACAGGTGAAGGCGGTATAATTACGACAAATTCTGAAGACTATTATGAGAAGTTAAAGGTATTTAGAAGTCATGGAATTAGCAAAACTCCTTATTCAATCGAGCAAGGGGATTGGTATTATGAAATGACGGATTTAGGCTTTAATTATCGGATGAATGATATACAAGCGGCCCTCGGTTTGTCACAATTATCTAAAGTAGATAGTTTTATTGCACGCAGACGTGAAATCGCTTCGTTGTACAATAAAAAATTAGTGAATGTACCAGGTGTAGTTGTGCCGAAACAGCTAGAAGAAACGGAGTCTGGGTGGCATTTGTATATGATTCAATTGGATGAACGGATTACCGGTAAAACTAGAAGAGAGATATTTGA encodes:
- a CDS encoding acyl carrier protein; protein product: MNTKKLKQVFAESLNIDPSIVVDDLTFNSIPEWDSIAHMALVTEIDDVFDIMLDTDDVLDMSSFAKAKEILSKYDISFE
- a CDS encoding SDR family NAD(P)-dependent oxidoreductase, giving the protein MLKGKVILVTGATRGIGQATAVVLAERGAQVVLHGRTAEGLAETVAAVEAIGYKPFTVLYDVTDELNMKQAIVAIKKEFGRLDGLVNNAGIMQEGLLGMLKTASVQEMMTVNVTSALVQMQYASKLMMKNDSSSIVNVSSVIGLHGAEGSAAYAASKAAVVGFTKSAAKEWAARGIRVNAVAPGFIETDLTAHYEGTRKEGVLSTIKMQRFGQAREVANVIAFLLSDDASYVTGQIIGVDGGMVI
- a CDS encoding AMP-binding protein; its protein translation is MMSFFSLTSERIAVVTKNRTYRYCDIPCMEFDSPSKELIVILCENTIEVLGAYVSAVNSGHATMLLSNDMNRDLLADLLDTYKPKWIVGLDAFEGYAWQKDKLVRAQDISQVIHKELAVLLSTSGTTGSQKFVRLSYRNLKANAESIITYLSIDASERAVMNLPLSYSYGLSIVNSHFLASASIVLTDESVMAQSFWSLVNEQKATSLAGVPFTYQMLQRIGFLTMDLPHLRTLTEAGGRLPVKLVELFADYAKKHDKRFFVMYGQTEAAPRISYIPHDRVLDKPGSIGIAVPGGELSIDAETGELIYYGPNVMMGYAECLADLANADEMHGVLHTGDTAVMDDEGYFTITGRLKRFIKLFGLRLNLDEIERTLEKEFHIAVACVGNDDKLVILVEEESAVEPVKQAVATLYKLHRTAYKVKAQDIPRLPNGKINYVAIKETSV
- a CDS encoding acyl-protein synthetase translates to MIVPFHLAQQEKERMLTGKLNELTKWHMEKCPEYRAMLQKSGAIVEAETIGAVPYLPVQLFKLMDLKSVAHDEVVKVLTSSGTTGQQVSKIYLDRETAVAQTKTLVDVMKPILGSKRLPMIILDTKSVLKDRKSFSARGAGILGFSNFGRKHFYALHDDMSLDLEGLQAYLKEYEGQRILLFGFTFMIWQYVYKEAVARNVQLDFGDSVLIHGGGWKKLADEAVDTQTFNRLLSERLGIRHVHNYYGMVEQVGSIFVECTHGYLHAPSYADVLIRDPITFDELPLGEKGLIQVVSELPKSYPGHSLLTEDVGTIIGIDDCACGWKGKYFTVAGRIPKAEIRGCSDTFQEGDRR
- a CDS encoding acyl-CoA reductase, whose translation is MKMFWPKDVDWTHALARLEKQQSNQPFDEVVLSFMQVLSKRFVRMNQMPEIVALGFWLRKANIQKLRESFGDSGRVVKARGTVFHIAPSNVDTIFVYSWMLSLLAGNRNVIRVSSKEQTGMSVLLRTIVEELEDPQFTSIAKGTIICTYGHEENMTAVISEICHTRVIWGGDETIRAIRQIPLAPLANELTFPDRFSLALVSSEAVFALTEVELDRLTDRFYNDVFWFDQMACSSPRLVIWTGSCHDLAKDRFWSAFKKKIEAKDYELAAATQVMKLTTTLQMATDDSVSTVRPTTYYSRVQVEEMPSRARERHCGGGLFYEYDAIDVLEAATCLVDKDQTVSYFGFTKEELEQFLHAITTRGVDRIVPVGQALDFSGVWDGQNFLTSFTREVVMR
- the pseH gene encoding UDP-4-amino-4,6-dideoxy-N-acetyl-beta-L-altrosamine N-acetyltransferase; amino-acid sequence: MKWIDIQDSHLQQILDWRTSDAVTRYMYTDIDYSLENQKKWFASIQADETGRYWLMEHRGELVGFISITDIDWRHKRGFWNFYIGNPKYAMIAGLLGAYMYNYAFYTLGLEKLCGEVLDRNEGVRALHQKLGAREVGVLEHHILKHETWHDVHLFEMTKKRWQDVGQKFSKYVPEVEV
- a CDS encoding cytidylyltransferase domain-containing protein, with the protein product MKTIIIIQARMGSTRLPGKILKRLGTTDVLTYVTARCKKVQGVAEVIVATSTLPQDDAVATWCHEQNVTCFRGSEEDVLDRYVQCAKMYEPDYIMRVTADCPFVDYELASVGIAAMAEQRRDVLRFVGQMPRGLAVEMISYKALLRIHEIGLEPRHREHVTYYAYEYANEFTFAQCVVPTNRLHPELRITLDTDEDYALCVAVANHFDDELVSSAEVIQYLLDHPEVAIVNAHIEQKPVN
- the pseG gene encoding UDP-2,4-diacetamido-2,4,6-trideoxy-beta-L-altropyranose hydrolase; translation: MKSVLIRTDASVAMGSGHVMRCVTVAECLRDRGCDVIFMMEPLPGNLIEWVKAKGFLVVQNFQPVDVCIIDHYGIDEGWERSIRDDVKKIVVIDDLANRRHDCNMLIDQNMVPNFESRYDTLVPDHCHKLLGPIYLIMRDEFIQARRQAKVRDGRVHNVLVFMGGSDPTNETMKVLNALNGSSFTKVDVVVGASNVMKQDIELLCAEAGYTFYCQIDYMARLMEQADFSFGAGGSTTWERCYVGLPSSSTIVADNQLITTETAANLGAVYNVGWHEEVTVETYRTLIQSLQTERVKWKQMSERGMELTESPRPNPWIDTIMELME
- the pseI gene encoding pseudaminic acid synthase; translated protein: MINIAGREIGVHTKPFIIAEMSGNHNQSLERALHLVDLAAKAGVDAVKLQTYTPDTMTLDIHTGEFFIESDTNLWKGQSLYSLYEEAYTPWEWHEAIFARCREHGIVGFSSPFDETAVDFLETLDVPAYKIASFENIDLPLIRKVAATGKPIIVSTGMASVAELDEVVQTVRSQGNEKLILLKCTSTYPATPANSNLLTIPHLQHLFGTEVGLSDHTMGIGTSVAAVALGASVIEKHFTTSRADGGVDAAFSMEPQELQLLVEESERAWQSLGNIQYGPTRAEVDSLEHRRSLYIGEDVQAGDVLTKENVRIIRPGYGLAPKYLDLVVGKTIKKDALKGTPLSWELLL
- a CDS encoding AAC(3) family N-acetyltransferase is translated as MNPYISIVEAFELKKGDIVLVASNLIKLVMQARKRKERFQVDILIDCLISAIGQEGTLLFPTYNWDYCNGVAFDYHKTISKTGSLSNAALKREDFLRTKHPIYSFAVWGKDQEKLVNLQNKSAFGKDSPFAYLHKHHAKMIMIDVDYQNSFTFVHYAEEMAAVTYRYMKEFTADYIDENNQMHKTTYSMLVRNLDMGVQTKVNPIGEEMEKKGVATVTDVHSIICRVVDLNKAYGVIMDDIESNASNKLYSTRSD
- a CDS encoding DUF4910 domain-containing protein, translated to MINVDEGKEMYELMKRLFPICRSITGDGVRKTLRILQEHIPITIVEVPTGTQVFDWEIPNEWNILDAYVMDEYGTKVIDFKENNLHVMGYSVPVNQEMSLDELQEYLYSLKKQPDAIPYITSYYKERWGFCLAHTERQRLKDGMYKVYINSELKPGSLTYGELIIPGETEEEIFLSTYICHPSMANNELSGPVLAVALAKWLLARKNKYTYRIVFIPETIGSLTYLSRNLEHMKKNIVAGFNLTCVGDDRTYSYLPSRQGNTLADKVAINVLKNHFPEFVEYTYLDRGSDERQYCSPGIDLPVASLMRTKYGQYTEYHTSLDNLDLVTQDGLQGSFTLYKDCLELLEWNEYYQIACLGEPQLGKRGLYPTLSTKESGSMVREMMNFIAYADGSNDLVDISNIIDAPAKRLIPIVEKLIENNLLLVNRGEKE